Proteins encoded by one window of Legionella donaldsonii:
- a CDS encoding ABC transporter ATP-binding protein: MTNRLPNHIGSFMWHFLKPYRRMVFLFILLALMAGFWGPFNSLLIKSFINTLVAKTSTDFSSLYWIAGLLVVNFIVFDNITWRTIGYLNYKYEAVIKNQIISQMFEYVLGSSTQFFQDNLSGRIATQITTLADNLEIILHRVSVDFLRGASLLVVSFITAYFVNVLFFYILFLWFIVFASFSIWMSARLVQLSDDHANSESQLSGQLVDSLANQSNIRIFSRKIYEAERMNTFFSLVQRAFQRKELFIVLLCCAQGGMIALMMGLASITLIHLYGKGLVSIGDFALILGLSMELGHMMWYTMYQVDQFNQALGKARQSLNALVIPHEIQDKNNASQLVVMQGQIEFSKVKFHYQGGYSLFQNKSVTIEAGQKVGLVGYSGSGKSTFVNLILRLYEVVDGQILIDGQNLSEVTQESLRQAIAMIPQDPTLFHRSLMDNIRYGRTEASDEEVISASKKAHAHEFITLLPEGYETLVGERGVKLSGGQRQRIAIARAILKNAPILMLDEATSQLDSITESNIQDSLWELMQGKTTLVVAHRLSTLLHMDRILVFDKGHIVEDGTHTELLNRGGLYKTLWDAQVGGFLPDERKEESQDLVDSGVANE, translated from the coding sequence ATGACTAATCGTTTGCCTAATCACATAGGCTCTTTTATGTGGCATTTTTTAAAACCGTATCGTCGCATGGTTTTTTTATTTATCCTGCTTGCTTTAATGGCTGGATTTTGGGGACCGTTTAATAGTTTATTGATTAAATCCTTCATTAATACCTTAGTGGCAAAGACAAGTACGGATTTCTCCTCTTTGTATTGGATCGCTGGATTACTAGTAGTGAACTTTATTGTTTTTGACAATATCACCTGGCGAACAATCGGGTACTTGAACTATAAATATGAAGCGGTGATTAAAAACCAAATTATTAGCCAAATGTTTGAGTATGTGCTAGGAAGTAGTACGCAATTTTTTCAGGATAACCTATCTGGGCGAATTGCCACACAAATTACGACTCTTGCTGATAATCTTGAGATTATTTTGCATCGCGTGTCTGTCGATTTTCTTCGTGGCGCTTCATTGTTAGTGGTTTCATTTATTACAGCTTATTTTGTTAATGTCCTGTTCTTTTATATTTTATTTCTTTGGTTTATTGTCTTTGCCTCATTTAGTATTTGGATGTCGGCGCGATTGGTTCAATTGTCCGATGACCATGCAAATTCTGAATCGCAGCTTTCTGGACAATTAGTCGATAGCCTGGCGAATCAATCCAATATTCGTATTTTTTCACGTAAAATCTACGAAGCGGAACGTATGAACACGTTTTTTAGCTTGGTACAGCGGGCTTTTCAAAGAAAAGAGCTGTTTATTGTTTTATTATGCTGTGCACAAGGGGGAATGATTGCGTTAATGATGGGTTTGGCATCGATTACCTTAATTCACTTGTATGGTAAGGGACTTGTGAGCATTGGTGATTTTGCTTTGATTCTTGGGCTTTCCATGGAATTGGGGCATATGATGTGGTACACCATGTACCAAGTGGATCAATTTAACCAAGCCTTGGGTAAAGCAAGACAAAGTTTAAATGCATTGGTCATTCCCCATGAGATACAAGATAAAAACAATGCATCCCAATTAGTGGTCATGCAAGGACAAATTGAATTTTCCAAGGTAAAATTTCATTACCAAGGTGGTTACTCCCTGTTCCAGAATAAGTCGGTAACCATTGAAGCGGGTCAAAAAGTGGGGTTAGTGGGCTATTCAGGAAGCGGCAAGTCCACTTTTGTTAATTTGATTTTGCGACTTTATGAAGTAGTGGATGGGCAAATTCTAATCGATGGTCAAAACCTATCCGAAGTGACTCAAGAGAGTTTAAGACAAGCCATTGCCATGATTCCACAAGACCCAACTCTTTTTCATCGAAGCCTGATGGATAATATTCGTTATGGCAGGACTGAAGCCTCGGATGAGGAGGTCATTTCAGCCTCCAAGAAGGCCCATGCGCATGAATTTATCACTCTTTTGCCAGAAGGTTATGAGACCTTAGTTGGAGAACGTGGCGTGAAGCTTTCAGGTGGTCAGCGCCAGCGCATTGCCATTGCTCGTGCGATTTTAAAAAATGCACCCATTTTAATGTTGGACGAAGCCACGTCTCAGCTCGATTCCATTACAGAATCCAACATTCAAGACAGTCTTTGGGAGTTGATGCAGGGAAAAACAACCCTGGTCGTTGCACATCGCTTATCGACTCTGCTGCATATGGACCGAATTTTAGTATTCGATAAAGGCCATATCGTTGAAGACGGGACACATACTGAACTATTGAATCGCGGTGGTTTGTACAAAACACTGTGGGATGCGCAGGTAGGTGGGTTTTTACCCGATGAGCGAAAAGAAGAGTCTCAAGACTTAGTGGATAGTGGGGTAGCAAATGAATAA
- a CDS encoding ABC-F family ATP-binding cassette domain-containing protein encodes MHHKPIQFKDLSLIYPHKICFQDFNGEIHFGERIALIGRNGSGKSTLLKMLAGLCAASAGEIKIPLDVRIGYLPQVIEECSDLSGGQRLNQSLTKILSESPNVLLLDEPTNHLDRRNRRSLMRMLEHYPGTLVIASHDTELINTVADTLWHIDLGKLTVFRGAYCDYQQMLEDKKVSIEQELSRISREKKESHLALMREQERNKRSRVQGEKKIAQRKWPTIRSHTKLANAMTTGNKRLSQINHKKQQMLEELSSLNLPETIKPKFKLNGLDHHKPLIRIQDASIAYEVGEEILEGIHFHLNGCERAALYGDNASGKSTFVKAILEDSYIKRTGEWTLPQRNTVGYLDQHYQHLDCDETVLDLMKNQMPHASHAELRVHLNDFLFRKNIEVEIKVKDLSGGEKARLSLALIAANPPKLIILDEVTNNVDLETRDHIIEVLREFPSAMLVISHDYDFLDSIHIETKYHVHQGKIHHFNGEQSEGVHHD; translated from the coding sequence ATGCACCATAAACCGATTCAATTTAAAGACCTTAGTCTTATCTATCCGCATAAAATCTGCTTTCAAGACTTCAATGGTGAAATTCACTTTGGTGAGCGTATTGCACTGATTGGCCGAAATGGATCAGGAAAATCAACCTTACTTAAGATGCTTGCTGGTCTTTGTGCAGCCTCTGCTGGCGAAATTAAAATACCACTGGATGTTCGTATTGGTTATTTACCTCAAGTGATTGAAGAGTGTTCTGATTTAAGTGGTGGTCAACGATTAAACCAATCATTAACCAAAATATTGTCTGAGAGTCCTAATGTATTGTTGTTAGATGAACCTACAAATCATCTGGACAGACGCAATCGTCGTTCTTTAATGCGTATGCTCGAGCATTATCCGGGGACGTTGGTCATTGCTTCTCATGATACGGAGCTCATCAATACAGTCGCAGATACTTTATGGCATATTGATTTAGGTAAGCTCACTGTATTTAGAGGGGCTTATTGTGATTATCAGCAAATGCTTGAAGACAAGAAAGTATCGATTGAACAGGAATTATCACGGATTTCACGTGAGAAGAAAGAATCACATCTTGCCCTAATGAGAGAGCAAGAACGGAATAAACGCTCTCGTGTTCAAGGTGAAAAAAAGATAGCGCAGCGTAAATGGCCAACGATTCGGTCTCATACAAAGCTCGCCAATGCAATGACAACAGGAAATAAACGATTAAGTCAGATTAATCATAAAAAACAACAGATGCTTGAAGAGCTTTCATCTTTAAACCTTCCGGAAACAATTAAGCCCAAATTTAAATTAAACGGTCTTGACCACCATAAGCCTTTAATCAGGATTCAAGACGCTTCTATTGCCTACGAGGTTGGAGAAGAGATTCTTGAAGGGATTCATTTTCACTTAAATGGCTGCGAACGGGCGGCATTGTATGGGGACAACGCATCAGGGAAATCCACCTTTGTCAAAGCGATCTTGGAGGATAGTTACATTAAGAGAACAGGTGAGTGGACTCTTCCTCAGCGCAATACAGTTGGGTATCTCGATCAGCATTATCAACATCTGGATTGTGACGAAACAGTTCTGGATTTGATGAAAAATCAGATGCCCCATGCTTCTCATGCTGAACTTCGTGTCCATTTGAATGACTTTTTATTTCGCAAAAACATCGAGGTAGAAATAAAGGTCAAAGATCTTTCTGGTGGTGAAAAGGCAAGGCTTTCTTTAGCCTTAATTGCGGCCAATCCGCCTAAGCTAATTATTTTAGATGAGGTAACCAACAATGTAGATCTGGAAACACGCGATCATATCATTGAAGTATTACGTGAATTTCCAAGTGCAATGCTGGTTATTTCTCACGATTATGATTTTTTAGATTCCATTCACATTGAAACTAAGTATCACGTTCATCAAGGGAAGATACATCATTTCAATGGGGAACAATCAGAGGGTGTTCATCATGACTAA
- a CDS encoding Abi family protein has product MTKQHFTKLPTSLDEQINLLKKRGLTIPDNKICQHNLSTVSYYRLSAYLKPFEKDQISHILHPDINFEDIWNLYVFDRELRLLFLDALERIEVALRTSLVNTMSHQYGAWWYFDKKPFKSSWFEKNQRTQKCPSEEFKKEVESLCGRNSAEGSIQHFYKKYHSPQFPPSWMLFEYLSFGKCTSLFRYLKDPQDKKRISQIFNQHPNIVESSIEALRYTRNICAHHLRLWDRWFVYKPRRIKELTDANCIPGTLKEQIVLLNLFHKAVSPRSLWHTRLYELFEKHIIPSVPVKLMGIDHNWREDLIWKAL; this is encoded by the coding sequence ATGACTAAGCAACATTTTACAAAACTACCCACATCATTAGACGAACAAATTAATCTATTAAAAAAACGTGGCCTTACAATCCCAGATAATAAAATTTGCCAGCATAATCTTTCTACAGTAAGTTACTACCGACTTTCTGCGTATCTTAAGCCATTTGAAAAAGATCAAATATCTCATATCCTGCATCCAGACATTAACTTTGAGGATATTTGGAATCTTTACGTATTTGATCGTGAACTTCGATTATTATTTTTGGATGCATTAGAGCGCATCGAAGTGGCGCTCAGAACATCTTTAGTCAATACGATGTCTCACCAATATGGGGCATGGTGGTATTTCGATAAAAAGCCATTTAAATCATCCTGGTTTGAGAAGAATCAGCGAACTCAAAAATGTCCTTCCGAAGAATTTAAAAAAGAAGTTGAGTCATTATGTGGTCGAAATTCGGCAGAGGGGAGTATTCAACATTTCTACAAAAAATATCATTCTCCCCAATTTCCTCCAAGTTGGATGCTTTTTGAGTATTTATCTTTTGGGAAATGCACTAGCTTGTTTCGTTACCTAAAAGATCCACAGGATAAAAAAAGAATATCGCAAATATTTAATCAACACCCAAATATTGTGGAATCATCAATTGAAGCATTACGTTACACCCGCAACATTTGCGCACATCATTTAAGGCTTTGGGACAGGTGGTTTGTTTATAAACCAAGAAGAATCAAGGAATTGACGGATGCTAATTGCATTCCTGGTACCCTAAAAGAACAGATTGTTTTATTAAATCTTTTTCATAAAGCTGTCTCGCCGCGGTCTTTGTGGCATACAAGGTTATACGAATTATTTGAAAAACACATAATTCCTTCAGTTCCTGTAAAATTGATGGGAATTGATCATAATTGGCGTGAAGATCTAATTTGGAAGGCTCTATAA
- the ltrA gene encoding group II intron reverse transcriptase/maturase — MTDALISGAPDTALSNTDWNQIYWSRIEKNVYGLQMRIAKAVSDKQYGKVKSLQWLLVNSNSAKLLAVRRVTTSKGSKTAGIDGTLWTTSEEKIQAAHSLKTRGYKAQPLRRIYIPKKNGKMRSLSIPTMKDRAMQALYLLALEPVGETTADRNSYGFRPKRSTHDAIYQCYATLARKNCAQWILDADIKACFDEIDHKWLEENILMDKRVLKQWLAAGYMEKNQLFETIRGTPQGGPASPILANMVLDGLEKEIHSACKIRDKINFIRFADDFIVTAKCPIILKEKVIPAITQFLALRGLSLSQEKTKIVHIEEGFDFLGFNVRKYNGKFLTTPSKDSIKNIKQKIKAIIQKGYGWSGAELISTLNPVIKGWANYYRRVVAKKTFAELDCYIYQKTFYWTMRKFHGHTRYKAVDRYFRNRSLFRRWIFSDKIKTKDGDKKFICICKMMDIKIQRHVKVRASANPYLPEYIEYYEERNKWAKSRSFIQRERDKMLNVIDSETLPGVSLWEA, encoded by the coding sequence ATGACAGATGCTTTGATATCTGGTGCACCTGACACAGCCCTTTCAAATACAGACTGGAACCAGATTTATTGGTCCCGTATTGAGAAGAACGTATATGGACTGCAAATGCGTATCGCAAAGGCAGTAAGTGATAAACAGTACGGCAAAGTTAAATCACTGCAATGGTTACTCGTTAATTCTAACAGTGCAAAATTGCTGGCAGTGAGGCGGGTCACAACATCTAAAGGAAGTAAGACAGCTGGTATTGATGGCACTCTCTGGACAACATCAGAAGAAAAGATTCAAGCTGCCCACAGTCTGAAAACGAGAGGGTATAAAGCGCAGCCACTTCGAAGGATTTATATTCCTAAGAAAAACGGCAAGATGCGATCTTTAAGCATACCCACTATGAAAGATAGGGCGATGCAAGCACTTTACCTATTAGCACTAGAACCTGTTGGGGAAACTACCGCCGATCGAAATTCCTATGGATTTCGACCCAAACGTAGTACTCATGACGCAATTTATCAATGCTATGCAACACTAGCAAGGAAAAACTGCGCTCAATGGATTCTGGATGCCGATATTAAGGCTTGTTTCGATGAAATTGATCATAAATGGCTTGAAGAGAACATTTTAATGGATAAGCGAGTGCTTAAACAATGGTTAGCAGCAGGTTACATGGAAAAGAATCAATTATTCGAAACCATACGCGGTACCCCGCAAGGTGGACCCGCTTCACCAATACTTGCGAATATGGTACTTGACGGTCTAGAAAAAGAGATTCATTCCGCATGCAAAATACGTGACAAAATTAATTTTATCCGTTTTGCTGATGATTTTATCGTAACTGCTAAATGTCCCATTATCCTCAAAGAAAAGGTGATCCCTGCAATAACTCAATTCCTCGCCTTACGAGGTCTCTCGCTATCTCAGGAGAAAACGAAAATAGTGCACATTGAAGAAGGCTTTGATTTTCTTGGTTTTAATGTCAGGAAATACAATGGTAAGTTCTTAACAACACCATCTAAAGACAGCATTAAAAACATAAAACAGAAAATTAAAGCGATAATTCAAAAAGGTTACGGTTGGAGTGGCGCAGAATTAATTTCTACACTAAACCCTGTAATCAAAGGATGGGCGAACTATTATCGACGGGTTGTTGCCAAGAAGACCTTTGCTGAACTGGATTGTTACATCTATCAAAAAACATTTTACTGGACGATGAGAAAATTTCACGGACATACGCGCTATAAAGCAGTAGACCGATATTTTCGCAATCGTAGTCTTTTCAGACGCTGGATTTTCAGTGATAAGATTAAGACCAAAGACGGAGATAAGAAGTTCATTTGTATTTGTAAAATGATGGACATCAAAATACAAAGACATGTCAAAGTCCGAGCCAGCGCAAACCCTTATCTTCCAGAGTATATCGAATACTATGAAGAGAGAAATAAATGGGCGAAAAGCCGCTCTTTTATTCAAAGGGAAAGGGACAAAATGCTCAATGTTATTGATAGCGAGACACTGCCGGGTGTAAGCCTTTGGGAGGCTTGA